In Leptotrichia buccalis C-1013-b, the genomic window AGGCGATCACTACACTTTATTTTGAAAATTATAAAAAGATAAAAGAGTGGATTTCAAAAATTGGAGACATAAAACTTGTTCAAAGCCAATATAGCCAATATTCCAGCAGATACGATGCTTTTAAAAGAGGAGAAATTTTACCTGTGTTTGACCCTGAAAAAGCTGGTGGGGCATTAATGGACCTAGGACTTTATAATTTGCATTATGTATTGGGACTTTTTGGAAAGCCTGAAAATGTAAAGTATTATGCAAATATTGAAAAAAATATTGACACAAGCGGAGTTCTTATGATGGAATATAAAAATTTCAGTGCTATGTGTGTATGTGCAAAGGATAGTGAAGGTGAGAGAATAGGAGTAATTCAGGGAAGTGAAGGAAAAATTGTAAGTGAAGAAGCTCCGGGACTTGTCGGAAAAGTTACGTTAAAACTCTACGATGGAACGACAGAAAGTTTTGATGATGGATTTTCAAAGGATAGGGTTGTACCTGAATTTACACAATTTATTCGTGCAGTAAAAGAAAATGACTTGGAATTTTGTTATAGACAGCTGGAAAAAAGTCTGTTGGTAAGCGAGGTTCAGACAAAAGCCAGAATTGATGCAGGAATTAAATTTACACAAGACTAAAAATAAGGAGAAAAAATGGAAAAAGAAAAAGAGATAGAAAAGGAAAAAGTTTCAATAATTGTTCCAATGTACAATGCAGAAAAATTTATTGGAAAAACAATTGAATCAGTTCTCGCTCAAACTTATCAAAATTGGGAAATGCTGATTATGAACGATGTTTCCACAGATAACAGCCTCGCCATTGTGAGTTTGTATGCAAAAAAAGATGAAAGAATAAAAATTGTAAATACTGAAAAAAATGTAGGCGTTGTAAAAGGAAGAAACTTTTTAATTGACTTGGCAAGCGGAAAATACATTGCATTTTTAGACGCTGATGATTATTGGCATAATGAAAAATTGGAAAAGCAGATAAAATTTA contains:
- a CDS encoding Gfo/Idh/MocA family protein, with protein sequence MKLGIIGSGMIVQEFLPSLVKLEDLEILGIQGTKSGIEKVEEICKKYNIPNFTDNFDELCNFGIDTVYIAVPNFLHFEFCKKALEKGINVIVEKPITTNYREAKELEKLAKEKKLFLFEAITTLYFENYKKIKEWISKIGDIKLVQSQYSQYSSRYDAFKRGEILPVFDPEKAGGALMDLGLYNLHYVLGLFGKPENVKYYANIEKNIDTSGVLMMEYKNFSAMCVCAKDSEGERIGVIQGSEGKIVSEEAPGLVGKVTLKLYDGTTESFDDGFSKDRVVPEFTQFIRAVKENDLEFCYRQLEKSLLVSEVQTKARIDAGIKFTQD